TAACACGACTGCACCATCGCGTAACCCTTGACTCGTTTGTTCAAAAGTCGTGCGAATTGGCAATGGTGACTTACTCGCAGTAATCACAATTCCCTTATTTTTAGTCGTCAATGCCCAGTCATAACAAACCTGAATACTGTTAGCATCAGGAGGAAACAATGGAAATACATTACCGTTGCGCATTAACGAAGCAAAATAAGCTTCAATTTCCGGACGTTGGTGAGTCCAACCGTTGCGTCCTTGCTCTAATGCACCAGCGGTGAATAATGTAATAGTTGAGGGAGTGCGACGCCGCAATTCTGCCATTGCTTGCGTGACTGTTTGCCAAATTGGTAAACCGTTGATGGCAAAAGATTCGTAAGAACACCACAAAGTCCGCGCACCCATCAACGATAAACCAGCAGCTAACCCCGCACAACCATCTTCACTCAATGGTTCATACACTTGTCCATTGGGTGCTTGGTAATATAAGTCATCTGTCGTGGGGTGGATAATTTTGAGTGCTTGGTTAATATTGGCAATACCAGATGCTTCGTTACCGTCGGCGTTAGTCACGAAAAAGTTGCGATCTATCTGTCCTACCTTAGCCACCAATGTTCCCATTGCTGTGGTGGAAACTTTTGGTTCGCCACCCACTGGATATTCTTCCAAAGGCAATTCGCCTAATTCTGGCAACTTATACTCAAATTCTGTCACAACTGTTTTCGCTGCTGGACCTCCGCCTGCGCGTTCACAGTTTGTCCGTACGAGTTGCCAAACTTCTGGAGGTAAGGCACGTTCTTTCAGCGCACTGACAATATGGGGAGCATCTAAGGTGTCTTTAGCATAGAGGTTGTGAGACTTGGCACCTCGTGCATGAACTCCTGCACCTTTGAGTTGTTTTATGATAAATACGGTTAGCTTGCCACTGAGTGCAGAACGCGCTGCTTCATCCACACCTGTGAGTACAGCTTTGGTAAAAGCTAGCCGCTGCTCAAAGGAAAAGGCGGTACTATCAACGTAATCCCCCTTTTGATTTGCGTCGTCAAAGTCTTTGGCATCGACTAACACGACTTTTTCAAAACCGTTACCGTACCAGTATGCCGTCATTTGTTCATTGGTTTTGAGAGACACCATGCTGTGGTGTTCTTGGCTGTAACCGTTCCACACCAAAACTGGTAAGAAGTTGGTGACAGTTGGAAAAGCGGTGTGGAAGTGTGCTATAGAACTCATGATATACGGTTCACCCAATCCACCATCGCCAACGGTGAAGGGGAAAAGCTTGTCTTTGTGCAACAATGCAGCTGACATTGCAAAGTGTTGCCCTTGTCCTAAAGGACCTGCTGGTCCAAGAATACCAGGAATGTAGCCAGAAAGATGTCCTAACAGCCCATGTTTTTCCCGGAAGCGATCGCGCAATTGTTGCACCGTCTCAATTCCCATGTCCTCTAGTGATCGATCCAAGAACATGGCACTATAAAATCCAGGGGCATGGTGTCCCACTTCCGTAATAATGTTTTTGTAACCGAGCATGACAAGCGCCGCATAAGCTTCGGCTTGAGAAGCAAAACCACCTGGGTGTCCAGAAGCTTTACTTGCTGTGACTTGCAGTATTAGGTAACGCAAAGCGTCAGCAGTAAGTAAGGTTTGGAAGGCGGCGGCTGGATCCTCAGGATTTTTGATCGCCACTTTACCTGACTCTATGACAGGTGTTCCACCATATTTTTCAAAACCGGGGATTGCTTCACCAAAGTATTGAATACCTTCACAAAAATTAGGAGCCGCTGAAGTTTCCTTTGGGGTTGTTGCCGTCATGCTAAGTACCTTAATTTAAGTATGAGGAGACACCGGAGATGCTCGTTCAATTTAACAAAAATTTTACAACTTTCAGGTTGTAACAGTTTATTGTTCTTTTGCAACATAAATATAAAGATATTCAATCTAACTTCAAAAAATTTAATTTTCTTTTTTGAATTTCAGTGGCAAAAAAGAATAAAAGTAAAAAACAAGGCTTATGAAACTACCAAATGGACCGCAAACTCCAGGGCTGGTACAAATGCTCCAGTGGGTTTTCAGCCCCATGTCATTTATGGAAGCTTGTACTAAACGCTATGGGGATATCTTCACACTGCAGCTAAGTCGTCCGGTGGTTTTTGTCAGCAATCCTGCGGCGATGCAGCAGATGTTGACAAGTGACACAAAGGAGTTTGAGGCTCCTAGTGACTGGAATACTCCTTTTGAACCTATGCTTGGCAAGAATTCTGTCATCACTCTTAGTGGTAAGGCACACCAGCGTCAACGACAGTTAATGATGCCTTCGTTTCATGGTGACAGAATGCGAACCTACGGTCAGGTTATTGGCGATATTACAGAGGAAATTAGCAGCCAGTGGCAGATAGACAAACCCTTCAGCGCACGGTCTGCAATGCAAGCTATCACCATGCGGGTGATCATGCAAGCCGTGTTTGGCTTATATGAAGGTTCACGCGCCCAAGAATTGGAGGAAGTTTTAAGTCTGATGCTAGATGAAGGGGGACAATCTCCTGCAAGAGCGCTCATCCTTTATTTTCCAGCCCTACAACGGGATTTAGGACCACTCACGCCTTGGGGAAAGTTCTTGCGCCGCCGGGAACGAGTTAACCAAATGCTGTACGCGGAAATTCGCGAACGCCGAGAGCAACCAGACTCATCGCGGACAGATGTCCTCAGCTTGCTGATGGCGGCGAAGGATGAAGCAAACCAGCCAATGACTGATCAGGAATTACGTGATGAGTTAATGACTTTGTTAGTAGCAGGTCACGAAACTACAGCCACTGCGTTAACCTGGGCATTGTACTGGA
This portion of the Brasilonema sennae CENA114 genome encodes:
- a CDS encoding cytochrome P450, whose translation is MKLPNGPQTPGLVQMLQWVFSPMSFMEACTKRYGDIFTLQLSRPVVFVSNPAAMQQMLTSDTKEFEAPSDWNTPFEPMLGKNSVITLSGKAHQRQRQLMMPSFHGDRMRTYGQVIGDITEEISSQWQIDKPFSARSAMQAITMRVIMQAVFGLYEGSRAQELEEVLSLMLDEGGQSPARALILYFPALQRDLGPLTPWGKFLRRRERVNQMLYAEIRERREQPDSSRTDVLSLLMAAKDEANQPMTDQELRDELMTLLVAGHETTATALTWALYWIHKLPGVREKLLEELDTLGDNPDPSTIFKLPYLNAVCCETLRIYPVAMLTFTRVVRTPVSLSGHELEPGTLVMGSIYLTHQREDLYPQPKQFNPERFLKRQFSAYEYLPFGGGVRRCIGMAFAQFEMKVVLATILSRWELALVDDGDVRPKRRGMVSGPNRSIQIVVKGQRAQKSKILESIAG
- a CDS encoding phosphoketolase, producing the protein MTATTPKETSAAPNFCEGIQYFGEAIPGFEKYGGTPVIESGKVAIKNPEDPAAAFQTLLTADALRYLILQVTASKASGHPGGFASQAEAYAALVMLGYKNIITEVGHHAPGFYSAMFLDRSLEDMGIETVQQLRDRFREKHGLLGHLSGYIPGILGPAGPLGQGQHFAMSAALLHKDKLFPFTVGDGGLGEPYIMSSIAHFHTAFPTVTNFLPVLVWNGYSQEHHSMVSLKTNEQMTAYWYGNGFEKVVLVDAKDFDDANQKGDYVDSTAFSFEQRLAFTKAVLTGVDEAARSALSGKLTVFIIKQLKGAGVHARGAKSHNLYAKDTLDAPHIVSALKERALPPEVWQLVRTNCERAGGGPAAKTVVTEFEYKLPELGELPLEEYPVGGEPKVSTTAMGTLVAKVGQIDRNFFVTNADGNEASGIANINQALKIIHPTTDDLYYQAPNGQVYEPLSEDGCAGLAAGLSLMGARTLWCSYESFAINGLPIWQTVTQAMAELRRRTPSTITLFTAGALEQGRNGWTHQRPEIEAYFASLMRNGNVFPLFPPDANSIQVCYDWALTTKNKGIVITASKSPLPIRTTFEQTSQGLRDGAVVLQEVSGNKKVVFAVIGDMTLIPVFEAAALLEKEGIGARIVSVINPRRLYRPHDTAWDTCSEADGGFVDDEKFAELFDGDALIGVTGGAAAMLEPIMLRSTSKRDTFAWKRGETTASAGELMAFNGLTAEALVKRGISLVS